Proteins from one Bacillaceae bacterium S4-13-56 genomic window:
- a CDS encoding MarR family transcriptional regulator → MFNKPIDYGKIDYLISVLIRSLGKETQEIFEEKITIPQFAVLQTISKGGKCNLKDIVNELGTTTGAASLLIDKMNKLDYVVRERDEEDRRLIWISFTEKGKKLYDQITQKRNEMLEHYFSMWTEEETQTFMNLLDKAISERGE, encoded by the coding sequence GTGTTTAATAAACCAATTGATTATGGAAAAATTGATTACCTTATTTCAGTTTTGATTAGAAGTCTTGGAAAGGAGACACAAGAAATTTTCGAGGAAAAAATAACCATTCCTCAATTTGCTGTACTTCAAACCATCTCAAAAGGAGGAAAATGTAACTTAAAGGATATAGTCAATGAATTGGGGACTACAACTGGGGCAGCTTCACTATTGATTGATAAGATGAATAAATTAGATTATGTCGTCAGAGAAAGAGATGAAGAAGACAGAAGGCTTATTTGGATTAGTTTCACAGAAAAAGGAAAAAAGTTATATGACCAAATCACACAAAAGAGAAATGAAATGTTGGAACATTATTTTAGTATGTGGACAGAAGAAGAAACACAGACGTTTATGAATTTACTTGACAAAGCAATATCTGAGAGAGGGGAATAA